In Aegilops tauschii subsp. strangulata cultivar AL8/78 chromosome 3, Aet v6.0, whole genome shotgun sequence, one genomic interval encodes:
- the LOC109769382 gene encoding ATP-dependent Clp protease proteolytic subunit 3, chloroplastic — translation MATITAPPCSSSPSCMFLTRSYCCSRSAPRAAIRSSAVAAARQTLSSGWDLSGLSGARPAARKARLEELDTSDMLLRQRIIFLGSPVDDLNADLITSQLLLLDAKDHTKDIKLFINSPGGSITAGMGIYDAMKFCKADISTVCFGLAASMGAFLLAAGTKGKRFCMPNARIMIHQPSGGAGGKATEMGLQITEMLYEKIKINKIMSRITGKPEEQIDEDTKFDCFMSPWEAKDYGIIDSIIDEGKLGLVAPVSGAVPPPKSRVWYLWNASGPTRKIMKNLPSEEKLIRNGNGSVSGADGMLKEASST, via the exons ATGGCGACCATCACGGCGCCTCCCTGCTCCTCCTCTCCATCGTGTATGTTCCTCACCCGCAGCTATTGCTGCTCGAGGTCGGCGCCAAGAGCGGCCATCCGCTCATCTGCGGTGGCGGCGGCCCGGCAGACGCTCTCCTCCGGATGGGACCTGTCCGGGCTGTCGGGAGCGCGACCGGCAGCTAGAAAAGCCCGTCTCGAGGAGTTGGACACCAGCGACATGCTTCTCCGCCAGCGAATCATCTTTCTCGGCTCCCCG GTGGATGATTTGAATGCGGATCTTATCACTAGTCAACTCTTACTATTGGATGCAAAGGACCACACAAAGGATATCAAGTTGTTTATTAATTCACCTGGAGGCTCCATTACTGCAG GAATGGGGATTTATGATGCCATGAAATTTTGCAAGGCTGATATCTCAACTGTTTGCTTTGGATTGGCGGCTTCCATGGGTGCATTTTTGTTAGCTGCTGGGACAAAGGGAAAGAGATTTTGCATGCCAAATGCGAGAATTATGATCCATCAGCCATCAGGGGGAGCTGGTGGGAAG GCCACAGAGATGGGATTGCAGATAACAGAAATGCTCTATGAGAAGATAAAGATCAACAAGATAATGTCAAGGATCACTGGAAAGCCTGAAGAGCAG ATTGACGAGGACACGAAGTTTGACTGTTTCATGAGTCCTTGGGAGGCCAAGGATTATGGAATAATTGACAGCATTATAGATGAGGGGAAACTTGGATTGGTAGCTCCTGTATCGGGAGCTGTTCCACCCCCAAAATCACGTGTGTGGTACTTGTGGAACGCTTCAGGACCAACTAGAAAAATAATGAAAAATCTACCTTCAGAGGAAAAGCTCATTCGAAATGGCAATGGCAGTGTAAGTGGAGCTGATGGAATGCTGAAGGAGGCCTCATCAACTTGA